The nucleotide sequence CAAATTAATTTTTTCAATTAGTATTTGCCAGTTTGCTGGAGTTTTAGGATCGAAGTTTACTTCACCTTCAATCCCAGGGTGGTATGCCTCTCTTCAAAAACCATATTTTAGCCCCCCAAACTGGATATTTGCTCCGGTTTGGATTTTATTATTTACTTTAATGGGCATATCTTTATATTTAGTATTAAGAGAAAATTTTAATGATAACACCGTAAAAATTGGGATGGTAATTTTCACTTTTCAACTTTTATTAAATATTAGCTGGTCATTTCTGTTTTTCAACCTTCAAAACATTTTATTTGCCTTTTTTGAAATTATATTTCTCTGGATTGCTATATCTCTCACAATTTACCAGTTTTGGAAAATCAATAAGAAATCATCATATCTACTTGTACCATATTTATTATGGGTAACCTTCGCAGCAATTCTTAATTTTTCTATTTGGAGAATCAATATTTAATTTAGATCGAAATAATCAATTCAGAACGTTACCTCTCCTGCCGCCCCTTTCGGTTCACTTATACAAGGTGCCTCCCTCGGTATGGTCCACCCGCATTTATGGTGTAAGGCCTGGCAGGCGCATTTTGATTCATTCAACAATCCAATACTTAATTCGACCATCATCACCTGTTAAACACGATGAACCTGGCCGGTCTGTCCGGGGATGCCAGGTTATCAATACCTATAAGGTATGGCATTCGAATCATATCATGGGAGTTTATGCTTGATATTCAGGGAATTACCCTCATCAGGGATGGCAAAGAGATCCTTCACGAGGTCAGCCTGTCGGTAG is from ANME-2 cluster archaeon and encodes:
- a CDS encoding tryptophan-rich sensory protein; the encoded protein is MMKVENIIKLIFSISICQFAGVLGSKFTSPSIPGWYASLQKPYFSPPNWIFAPVWILLFTLMGISLYLVLRENFNDNTVKIGMVIFTFQLLLNISWSFLFFNLQNILFAFFEIIFLWIAISLTIYQFWKINKKSSYLLVPYLLWVTFAAILNFSIWRINI